One window from the genome of Pyrus communis chromosome 16, drPyrComm1.1, whole genome shotgun sequence encodes:
- the LOC137720704 gene encoding uncharacterized protein, translating into MYKPKLISGVEACGVVTAVGPGLTGRQVGDLVAYAGQQMGSYAEEQILPANRAVPVPPSIDPKVAASLMLKGTTAQFLLRCCFKVEPGHTVLVHAAAGGVGSLLCQWANALGATVIGTVSTKEKAAQAKEDGCHHVIIYKEEDFVTRVKEITSNNGVEVVYDSVGKDTFEGSLEVLKLRGYMVSFGQSSGAPDPVPLSAIAAKSLFLTRPSLFHYAVTREELLEAAGEVFANVASGILRVRVNHTYSLSEAAQAHADLENRKTSGSIVLVP; encoded by the exons ATGTATAAACCAAAACTGATTTCAGGTGTCGAGGCTTGTGGAGTCGTGACAGCTGTGGGACCAGGTCTAACGGGCAGGCAAGTTGGAGATCTTGTAGCCTATGCTGGTCAGCAAATGGGCTCATATGCGGAAGAGCAGATCCTTCCTGCAAACAGAGCTGTGCCTGTTCCTCCTTCCATTGATCCTAAAGTTGCAGCCTCCCTCATGCTTAAGGGTACGACAGCTCAGTTTCTACTACGCTGCTGTTTCAAG GTCGAACCTGGACACACAGTCCTTGTTCATGCAGCAGCTGGTGGAGTTGGATCCCTTTTATGCCAGTGGGCTAATGCCCTTGGTGCGACTGTCATTGGGACTGTATCAACTAAAGAAAAGGCAGCTCAGGCCAAGGAGGATGGATGCCACCACGTCATAATATACAAGGAAGAGGACTTTGTCACTCGTGTGAAAGAAATAACATCCAACAATGGGGTTGAAGTTGTCTACGATTCTGTTGGGAAGGATACGTTTGAG GGATCACTGGAAGTCTTAAAACTTCGGGGATACATGGTGAGTTTTGGGCAGTCATCTGGTGCGCCTGATCCAGTTCCATTATCAGCTATTGCAGCGAAATCACTCTTCTTGACTCGGCCTAGCCTCTTTCATTACGCTGTAACTCGAGAGGAATTGTTAGAGGCTGCAGGAGAGGTATTTGCTAATGTTGCATCGGGTATATTGCGGGTTCGAGTGAATCACACCTACTCATTATCTGAAGCAGCGCAGGCACACGCAGACCTTGAGAACAGGAAAACATCTGGATCTATCGTTCTTGTCCCCTAG